One Sphingopyxis macrogoltabida genomic region harbors:
- the murG gene encoding undecaprenyldiphospho-muramoylpentapeptide beta-N-acetylglucosaminyltransferase — MTATRHFLLAAGGTGGHMLPAYALAGELIARGHRVALVSDDRGLKIPGAPAELETHVLPAGRVSGGPVGWLKAALAIRKGRRMAIDLIGEFDPAVVVGFGGYPSLPSLLAAGATRRPRVLHEQNAVLGRVNRMMAPRVDAVAVAYRNIQRFPAGHEAKLHITGNPVRDEIIAIRDDGFPPLPEDGIFRLLVVGGSLGATVLSEVVPAAIAMLPRALLDRLQVVQQCRENDLETVRAKYAELGVAAECASYITDFPERLRWAHLVIARAGASTVAELACAGRPAIFVPYPHAMDDHQTYNVVDMVEAGGAIAFAQGDFKAGEVAKHIQRMALEPGALEDAAERAASCGLPDATPDLADLVESLAAPPMMDVIRVGASSRSAAVAAGVAATRAGGE, encoded by the coding sequence ATGACAGCAACGCGCCACTTCCTGCTCGCCGCCGGCGGGACGGGGGGACATATGCTGCCTGCCTACGCCCTTGCCGGCGAATTGATCGCGCGCGGCCACCGCGTGGCGCTGGTCAGCGACGATCGCGGGCTGAAAATTCCGGGCGCTCCCGCCGAACTGGAAACGCATGTCCTTCCTGCCGGCCGGGTCTCCGGCGGCCCCGTCGGCTGGCTGAAGGCGGCGCTGGCGATCCGCAAGGGGCGCCGCATGGCCATCGACCTGATCGGTGAATTCGATCCGGCGGTCGTCGTCGGCTTCGGCGGCTATCCCTCGCTCCCCAGCCTGCTCGCAGCGGGCGCGACGCGGCGGCCGCGCGTGCTGCACGAACAGAATGCGGTGCTTGGCCGAGTCAACCGGATGATGGCGCCGCGCGTCGACGCGGTCGCGGTCGCCTATCGCAATATCCAGCGTTTTCCGGCGGGACATGAGGCCAAGCTGCACATCACCGGCAACCCGGTGCGCGACGAGATTATCGCGATCCGCGACGACGGCTTCCCGCCGCTGCCCGAGGACGGCATATTCCGCCTACTCGTAGTCGGGGGCAGTCTCGGGGCGACGGTGCTGAGCGAGGTCGTTCCCGCCGCGATCGCGATGTTGCCGCGCGCGCTGCTCGACCGGTTGCAGGTCGTCCAGCAGTGCCGCGAGAACGATCTGGAGACGGTGCGCGCCAAATATGCCGAACTGGGCGTGGCCGCCGAATGCGCTTCGTACATCACCGATTTCCCCGAGCGGCTGCGCTGGGCGCATCTGGTCATCGCGCGCGCGGGCGCGTCGACGGTCGCCGAACTCGCCTGCGCCGGCCGGCCGGCGATCTTCGTTCCCTATCCGCACGCGATGGACGATCACCAGACCTATAATGTCGTCGACATGGTCGAGGCGGGCGGCGCGATCGCCTTTGCGCAAGGCGATTTCAAGGCCGGCGAGGTCGCCAAGCACATCCAGCGCATGGCGCTTGAACCCGGTGCGCTGGAAGATGCGGCCGAACGCGCTGCAAGCTGCGGCTTGCCCGATGCGACGCCCGACCTTGCCGACCTTGTCGAATCGCTCGCCGCGCCGCCGATGATGGACGTCATCCGCGTCGGCGCATCGTCGCGTAGCGCCGCGGTCGCCGCCGGTGTCGCCGCCACGCGCGCGGGAGGCGAATGA
- the murD gene encoding UDP-N-acetylmuramoyl-L-alanine--D-glutamate ligase — translation MIVSRAFAGRRYAVLGLARSGLATVEALVASGAGVTAWDDREAARDEAMALNADIGDPLAVDLIGFAGVVVSPGVPLNRHPIVAHAREAHVPVIGDIELFAEARADLPPHKVVGITGTNGKSTVTALVTHMLESAGIPTLMGGNIGLPILSRDPLPEGGVYVLELSSYQIDLSHSLACDVAVLTNITPDHLDRYDGFEGYAASKARLFGLQHRDQVSIVAVDDGPSKAIASRINHRLHRVSGKDIDPADQARWPALQGPHNAQNAVCAIAVCRVLGLNDEQIERGLATYKALPHRMELVGEAAGARWYNDSKATNAASAAPALAAFPPAPDQRLHWIAGGQAKGDGLEACRPWFGHVKCAYLIGEAMEPFAAEIGDAIPVDRSGDLATAVAHAAAAAGPGDIVLLSPACASFDQFKDYEQRGDVFRGLVKGLGT, via the coding sequence GTGATCGTCTCGCGCGCCTTTGCCGGCCGCCGCTATGCGGTGCTGGGACTGGCGCGCTCGGGTCTGGCGACCGTCGAGGCGCTCGTCGCCAGCGGTGCGGGCGTTACCGCGTGGGACGACCGCGAGGCCGCGCGCGACGAGGCGATGGCGCTGAACGCCGACATCGGCGACCCGCTGGCGGTTGACCTGATCGGGTTCGCGGGCGTCGTCGTGTCGCCGGGCGTACCGCTCAACCGCCATCCGATCGTCGCGCACGCGCGCGAGGCGCATGTGCCGGTGATCGGCGATATCGAATTGTTCGCCGAAGCGCGCGCCGACCTGCCGCCGCACAAGGTCGTCGGCATCACCGGCACCAATGGCAAGTCGACGGTCACCGCGCTCGTTACCCATATGCTCGAAAGCGCGGGTATCCCCACGCTGATGGGCGGCAATATCGGCCTGCCGATCCTGTCGCGCGATCCGCTGCCCGAAGGCGGGGTCTATGTGCTCGAACTGTCGAGCTACCAGATCGACCTGTCGCACAGCCTCGCCTGCGACGTCGCGGTGCTGACCAATATCACTCCCGACCATCTCGACCGTTATGATGGTTTCGAGGGCTATGCCGCGTCGAAGGCGCGGCTGTTCGGGCTGCAGCATCGCGATCAGGTTTCGATTGTCGCGGTCGATGACGGCCCGTCGAAAGCGATCGCCAGCCGTATCAACCACCGCCTCCATCGAGTTTCCGGCAAGGATATCGATCCCGCCGACCAGGCCCGCTGGCCCGCGCTGCAGGGGCCGCACAATGCCCAGAATGCGGTGTGTGCGATCGCGGTGTGCCGCGTGCTGGGATTGAACGACGAACAGATCGAACGCGGCCTCGCGACGTACAAGGCGCTGCCGCATCGCATGGAATTGGTCGGCGAAGCCGCTGGCGCCCGCTGGTACAACGACAGCAAGGCGACCAACGCGGCTTCCGCTGCACCGGCGCTCGCGGCTTTCCCGCCGGCGCCGGACCAGCGTTTGCACTGGATTGCCGGGGGACAGGCTAAAGGCGATGGGCTGGAGGCCTGTCGTCCCTGGTTCGGGCATGTCAAATGCGCCTATCTGATCGGCGAGGCGATGGAGCCGTTCGCGGCCGAAATCGGCGATGCCATCCCGGTAGACCGGTCGGGCGACCTTGCGACCGCCGTCGCGCATGCCGCCGCGGCGGCGGGGCCCGGCGATATCGTCCTGCTGTCGCCGGCCTGTGCGTCGTTCGACCAGTTCAAGGATTATGAGCAGCGCGGCGATGTTTTTCGTGGGCTGGTCAAGGGGCTCGGCACATGA
- a CDS encoding cell division protein FtsQ/DivIB, with protein sequence MSSTKIKRAKAPPRRPARAPKKRKTIKTSRVNALINALPVSPQRLQKIANWTIGLSLAAVLGLAAHATGVTAKVNEEWAQAVGRVGFQVKKVEVVGADRIDRLKVYDIALAQRDRSMAAVDIAEVRHDLMRYGWIKDARVSRRLPDTLVVDIVERTPAAIWQHNNRLSLIDEKGVVLEPVSVATMPDLPLVIGPKANQRSQDLDRLLAEASSLKELLAGATWVGNRRWDLRFRSGETLSLPEGETEAKAALAKFAHMDGANRLLGRGILRFDMRDPERFVLRLPHEGQVAPAKLDDARAAVDAVAAASAAEKG encoded by the coding sequence ATGAGCAGTACGAAGATCAAGCGCGCCAAGGCGCCGCCACGGCGACCGGCGCGCGCGCCGAAGAAGCGCAAGACGATCAAGACCTCGCGCGTCAACGCGCTGATCAATGCGCTGCCGGTCAGCCCGCAGCGGCTGCAGAAAATCGCCAACTGGACGATCGGGCTCAGCCTCGCCGCAGTGCTCGGCCTTGCCGCGCATGCGACCGGGGTGACGGCGAAGGTCAATGAGGAATGGGCGCAGGCGGTCGGCCGCGTCGGCTTCCAGGTCAAAAAGGTAGAGGTTGTCGGCGCCGACCGCATCGACCGGCTGAAGGTTTATGACATCGCGCTGGCGCAAAGGGACCGCTCGATGGCGGCGGTCGATATCGCCGAAGTGCGCCACGATCTGATGCGCTATGGCTGGATCAAGGATGCGCGCGTGTCGCGGCGGCTTCCCGACACGCTGGTCGTCGATATCGTCGAACGCACCCCGGCGGCGATCTGGCAGCATAACAACCGGCTGTCGCTGATCGACGAAAAGGGTGTCGTGCTCGAACCCGTATCGGTCGCGACGATGCCCGACCTGCCGCTGGTCATCGGGCCGAAGGCGAACCAGCGTTCGCAGGATCTCGACCGGTTGCTGGCCGAAGCGAGCAGCCTCAAGGAATTGCTCGCGGGGGCGACCTGGGTCGGCAATCGCCGCTGGGACCTCCGCTTCCGCAGCGGCGAAACGCTGTCGCTCCCTGAGGGCGAGACCGAAGCGAAGGCGGCGCTGGCGAAGTTCGCGCATATGGACGGCGCCAACCGCCTGCTCGGGCGCGGCATATTGCGTTTCGACATGCGCGATCCCGAACGGTTCGTGCTACGCCTGCCGCACGAAGGACAGGTGGCGCCCGCGAAGCTCGACGATGCGCGCGCCGCGGTCGATGCCGTCGCCGCGGCAAGCGCGGCGGAGAAGGGATAA
- the ftsA gene encoding cell division protein FtsA, giving the protein MAPPRIEKIITALDVGSWKVCALIAGQTADGHLHVLGTGQRESRGVQRGYVADMEQTEHIVREAIEQAERIAGLNIDDVWVSFSAGSLLSDVAPIESELGGHRIEQEDVDDLLAAGRAGIDPEGRMILHAQPALYTLDGLTGVKNPIGLHADRLGVDIHIIMADGAPVRNLEAAVRQAHLDVRAVVASPIAAGLACLSDEERDLGVALVELGAAVTTVSLYAGGMLVEMASLPFGASDITDDIASAFGIRRSQAQRLQSFYGSASASPRDNNEIIELEPGAPAGSDSPRITRAQLVSVIRQRLDAMMGEIGRTLKDLHFVGPIGRQVVLVGGGADLKGLADYTQSALGRAARVGRPRGLHGLPDAHSGPAFATLAGLVLYAASDPVDLRDLPMMGQDVYRPKGAGIIHRLMAALKSSF; this is encoded by the coding sequence ATGGCGCCGCCGCGGATCGAAAAGATCATCACCGCGCTCGATGTCGGGTCGTGGAAAGTCTGCGCGCTCATTGCTGGGCAGACCGCCGACGGCCACCTTCACGTCCTCGGCACCGGGCAGCGCGAAAGCCGCGGCGTCCAGCGCGGCTATGTCGCCGACATGGAACAGACCGAACATATCGTGCGCGAGGCGATCGAACAGGCCGAACGCATTGCGGGACTGAACATCGACGACGTCTGGGTCAGCTTTTCGGCGGGCAGCCTGCTCAGCGACGTCGCGCCGATCGAGAGCGAACTCGGCGGCCACCGCATCGAGCAGGAGGATGTCGACGACCTGCTCGCGGCAGGCCGCGCGGGCATCGACCCCGAAGGCCGGATGATCCTCCATGCCCAGCCCGCGCTCTACACGCTCGACGGACTGACCGGGGTCAAGAACCCGATCGGCCTCCACGCCGACCGGCTGGGCGTCGATATCCATATCATCATGGCCGACGGGGCGCCGGTACGGAACCTCGAGGCGGCGGTGCGGCAGGCGCATCTCGACGTCCGTGCGGTGGTCGCGTCGCCGATCGCGGCGGGGCTGGCGTGCCTGTCCGACGAGGAACGCGACCTTGGCGTCGCGCTCGTCGAGCTTGGCGCTGCGGTGACGACGGTTTCGCTTTATGCCGGCGGCATGCTGGTCGAAATGGCGTCGCTGCCGTTCGGCGCCAGCGATATCACCGACGATATCGCCTCGGCGTTCGGCATCCGTCGCAGCCAGGCGCAGCGGCTGCAGAGCTTTTACGGTTCGGCTTCGGCGAGCCCGCGCGACAATAACGAGATCATCGAACTCGAACCCGGCGCCCCGGCGGGCAGCGATTCTCCGCGGATCACGCGTGCCCAGCTTGTCTCGGTCATCCGCCAGCGGCTCGACGCGATGATGGGAGAGATCGGCAGGACGCTGAAAGACCTGCATTTCGTCGGGCCGATCGGTCGCCAGGTCGTCCTGGTCGGCGGCGGTGCCGACCTGAAAGGGCTTGCCGACTATACCCAGAGCGCGCTCGGCCGCGCGGCGCGCGTCGGGCGACCGCGCGGCTTGCACGGCCTGCCCGATGCGCATTCGGGACCGGCTTTCGCAACGCTCGCGGGTCTGGTTCTCTATGCCGCGTCGGACCCCGTAGACCTCCGTGACCTGCCGATGATGGGTCAGGATGTGTACCGGCCGAAGGGTGCGGGCATCATTCACCGCTTGATGGCGGCACTCAAGAGCAGTTTCTGA
- a CDS encoding D-alanine--D-alanine ligase yields MSRGPWHVAVLMGGWSAEREVSLMSGKGVADALESRGHKVTRIDMDRDVALRLAEAKPDVVFNALHGVPGEDGTVQGMLDLMGLKYTHSGLVTSVIAIDKELTKQALVPHGIPMPTGTMVDSESLFSIDPLPRPYVLKPVNEGSSVGVAIVRDDSNYGNPIARDAVGPWQEFDRLLAEPFIKGRELTVAVLADTPLAVTELRVKSGFYNYDAKYTDGLTEHVCPADVPEDVAQRMKDLALQAHRLLGCKGASRSDFRWDDEHGLAGIFLLEVNTQPGMTPLSLVPEQGRAVGMDYAELVERIVGEALS; encoded by the coding sequence GTGAGCCGGGGTCCGTGGCATGTGGCTGTCCTGATGGGCGGCTGGTCGGCAGAGCGCGAAGTGTCGCTGATGAGCGGCAAAGGCGTTGCCGACGCACTCGAAAGTCGCGGCCACAAGGTCACGCGCATCGACATGGACCGCGACGTCGCTTTGCGGCTGGCCGAGGCGAAACCCGACGTCGTGTTCAATGCGCTCCACGGCGTCCCGGGCGAGGACGGAACGGTGCAGGGCATGCTCGACCTGATGGGGCTCAAATATACCCACAGCGGGCTCGTCACCTCGGTGATCGCGATCGACAAGGAATTGACGAAGCAGGCGCTCGTCCCGCATGGTATCCCCATGCCGACGGGGACGATGGTCGACAGTGAAAGCCTCTTCTCGATCGACCCGCTGCCGCGCCCCTATGTTCTGAAGCCGGTCAACGAAGGCTCTTCGGTCGGCGTCGCGATCGTCCGGGACGACAGCAATTACGGCAACCCGATCGCGCGCGACGCCGTCGGGCCGTGGCAGGAATTCGACCGCCTGCTCGCCGAACCCTTCATCAAGGGGCGCGAACTGACCGTCGCGGTGCTCGCCGATACGCCACTCGCCGTCACCGAATTGCGGGTGAAGTCGGGCTTCTATAACTATGACGCCAAATATACCGACGGCCTGACCGAGCATGTGTGCCCGGCGGACGTGCCCGAAGATGTCGCGCAGCGGATGAAGGACCTCGCGCTGCAGGCGCATCGTCTGCTCGGCTGCAAGGGCGCGTCGCGCTCCGACTTCCGCTGGGACGACGAACATGGCCTCGCGGGTATCTTTCTGCTCGAGGTCAATACCCAGCCCGGCATGACGCCGCTCAGTCTGGTGCCCGAACAGGGGCGCGCCGTCGGCATGGATTATGCCGAACTCGTCGAACGCATCGTGGGGGAAGCGTTGTCATGA
- a CDS encoding FtsW/RodA/SpoVE family cell cycle protein gives MSGGMDNMDATSERPVIATTRTVKRRGPRLSRADRTPLGLWFWEIDRVLLLLVSMLIAVGLVAVAAASPVAAQKLSTTTASLDPLYYFYRQLMWVMVGVPVMLAVSMLPKPQARRFAIYGTVVFLVLLFLVPLVGTSVNGAQRWLGSGVLRLQPSEFLKPFFAVSLAWILSLRLHDQSLPVVPLSFVLTGVIALLLMGQPDLGQTIIFAATWFVLVLVAGLSMRIMGMLAGAGLAGIVLAYFFYPVAQQRINIWLFAEGDSFQVDKAHATLTAGGLIGTGPGAGLAKFQLPEAHTDYIFSVIGEEFGMIACIAIAILYLAIIVRVLVRLLDEEDSFLILAVAGLIAQFGGQATINMAVNTQLFPSKGMTLPFISYGGSSFLALSMGMGLLLSLTRRNPYAARVSMTRNWNKR, from the coding sequence ATGAGCGGGGGAATGGACAATATGGACGCGACGTCGGAACGGCCGGTCATCGCCACAACCCGCACCGTCAAGCGCCGCGGGCCGCGGCTCAGCCGCGCCGACCGCACGCCGCTGGGGCTGTGGTTCTGGGAAATCGACCGCGTGCTGTTGTTGCTGGTGTCGATGCTGATCGCCGTCGGGCTGGTCGCGGTCGCTGCGGCATCGCCGGTCGCGGCACAGAAATTGTCCACGACAACTGCCAGCCTCGACCCGCTCTATTATTTCTATCGCCAATTGATGTGGGTGATGGTCGGCGTCCCCGTCATGCTTGCCGTGTCGATGCTGCCGAAGCCGCAGGCGCGGCGCTTTGCCATCTACGGTACGGTGGTCTTCCTCGTGCTGTTGTTCCTCGTCCCGCTCGTCGGCACGTCGGTCAACGGCGCGCAGCGCTGGCTCGGCAGCGGAGTGCTTCGCCTCCAGCCGTCGGAATTCCTGAAACCCTTCTTTGCGGTGTCGCTCGCGTGGATCCTTTCGCTGCGGCTGCATGACCAGAGCCTGCCGGTGGTGCCGCTCTCCTTCGTGCTGACCGGGGTGATTGCGTTACTGCTGATGGGGCAGCCCGATCTTGGCCAGACGATCATCTTCGCCGCGACGTGGTTCGTGCTGGTGCTCGTCGCCGGCCTGTCGATGCGGATCATGGGGATGCTTGCGGGGGCCGGCCTCGCCGGCATCGTGCTCGCCTATTTCTTCTATCCGGTCGCGCAGCAGCGGATCAACATCTGGCTGTTCGCGGAGGGCGACAGCTTTCAGGTCGACAAGGCGCATGCGACGCTGACCGCGGGCGGGCTGATCGGCACCGGTCCCGGCGCGGGGCTTGCGAAGTTCCAGCTCCCCGAAGCGCACACCGACTATATCTTCTCGGTCATCGGCGAGGAATTCGGAATGATCGCGTGCATCGCGATCGCGATCCTCTATCTCGCGATCATCGTCCGCGTTCTCGTCCGCCTGCTCGACGAGGAAGACAGCTTCCTGATCCTCGCGGTCGCGGGGCTGATCGCACAGTTCGGTGGGCAGGCGACGATCAACATGGCGGTGAACACCCAGCTCTTTCCGTCGAAAGGCATGACCCTGCCGTTCATCAGCTATGGCGGCTCTTCGTTCCTCGCGCTGTCGATGGGCATGGGTTTGCTCTTGTCGCTGACCCGGCGAAACCCCTATGCGGCGCGGGTATCGATGACCCGCAACTGGAACAAAAGATGA
- the murC gene encoding UDP-N-acetylmuramate--L-alanine ligase, which yields MRGVATDIGTIHFIGIGGIGMSGIAEVMHNLGYQVQGSDIADSYVVEGLRKRGIKVAIGHEASNVDGVAVVVTSTAVKRGNPEVEAALAHRIPLVRRAEMLAELMRLKSTVAIAGTHGKTTTTSLVAALLDAGGIDPTVINGGIINNYGSNARLGASDWMVVEADESDGSFLRLDGTIAVVTNIDPEHLDHYGSFDAIKDAFVEFIENVPFYGAAMLCLDHPEVQAIIPRIRDRRIVTYGFSAQADVRGTNVTPGPDGNRFDVVVRDRDGNSRTIEAIHLPMSGRHNVQNALAAIAVALHMGVSDDKIASGFKGFAGVKRRFTKVGEIVTGEGVVTVIDDYGHHPVEIRAVLSAAREGAGAGRVVAVVQPHRFTRLRDHMDDFQQAFNDADMVLALPVYAAGESAIDGVSSDELVQGLRDRGHRQANVVADAGALAASIAASIKAGDLGAGDMVICLGAGDITKMAAGLAAAVEAA from the coding sequence ATGCGCGGCGTTGCGACCGACATCGGCACCATCCATTTCATCGGCATCGGCGGGATCGGCATGTCGGGCATCGCCGAGGTGATGCACAACCTCGGCTATCAGGTGCAGGGCAGCGATATCGCCGACAGCTATGTCGTCGAGGGCCTCAGGAAACGCGGGATCAAGGTCGCGATCGGGCACGAGGCATCGAACGTCGACGGCGTAGCGGTGGTGGTCACCTCGACCGCGGTCAAGCGCGGCAATCCCGAAGTCGAGGCCGCGCTCGCACACCGCATTCCGCTGGTTCGCCGCGCCGAGATGCTCGCCGAACTGATGCGGCTCAAATCGACGGTCGCGATCGCGGGGACGCACGGCAAGACGACGACGACGAGCCTTGTCGCGGCGCTGCTCGACGCGGGCGGGATCGACCCCACGGTGATCAACGGCGGCATCATCAACAATTACGGGTCGAACGCGCGCCTCGGCGCCAGCGACTGGATGGTGGTCGAGGCCGACGAGAGCGACGGCAGCTTCCTGCGCCTCGACGGGACGATCGCGGTCGTCACCAACATCGATCCCGAACATCTCGACCATTATGGCAGCTTCGACGCGATCAAGGACGCTTTCGTCGAGTTTATCGAGAATGTGCCCTTCTATGGCGCCGCGATGCTCTGTCTCGATCATCCCGAGGTGCAGGCGATCATCCCGCGCATCCGCGACCGCCGCATCGTCACCTATGGCTTTTCCGCTCAGGCCGACGTGCGCGGTACCAATGTGACGCCGGGGCCCGACGGCAACCGCTTCGACGTCGTCGTGCGCGACCGCGACGGTAACAGCCGGACGATCGAGGCCATTCACCTGCCGATGTCGGGCCGCCACAATGTCCAGAATGCGCTCGCGGCGATCGCGGTCGCGCTGCACATGGGGGTTTCGGACGACAAGATCGCTTCGGGCTTCAAGGGCTTTGCCGGGGTCAAACGCCGCTTCACCAAGGTCGGCGAGATCGTGACCGGGGAGGGTGTCGTCACCGTCATCGACGACTACGGACACCATCCGGTCGAGATCCGTGCCGTGCTGTCGGCGGCGCGCGAGGGCGCCGGGGCCGGACGCGTCGTTGCCGTGGTCCAGCCGCACCGTTTCACCCGGCTGCGCGACCATATGGACGATTTCCAGCAGGCGTTTAACGACGCCGACATGGTGCTGGCGCTGCCGGTCTATGCGGCGGGCGAAAGCGCGATCGACGGCGTCTCGTCGGATGAGCTGGTGCAGGGGCTGCGCGATCGCGGGCACCGGCAGGCCAATGTCGTCGCCGACGCGGGTGCGCTTGCCGCGAGCATCGCCGCGAGCATCAAGGCCGGCGATCTTGGCGCGGGCGATATGGTGATCTGTCTCGGCGCGGGGGATATTACGAAGATGGCTGCGGGTCTCGCCGCGGCGGTCGAGGCGGCATGA
- the murB gene encoding UDP-N-acetylmuramate dehydrogenase codes for MSVAETLPAVRGKLTAQAPLAPLVWFKSGGPADWLLEPKDADDLADFLRDLDPAIPVMALGLGSNLIVRDGGFPGVVVRLGKAFAKVEAIDATTLRCGGGASGILVSSTARDSGIAGMEFLRSIPGTVGGFVRMNGGAYGGEVKDILIDCDVVLRSGEQRTLPLADLGYTYRHSELPEGAVVIGATFRGRPGEPAAIQAEMDRISASREASQPLRSKTGGSTFKNPDGHKAWQLVDEAGCRGFAVGGAQVSEKHTNFLINTGEATSADIEALGEEVRRRVKAKSGIELQWEIQRVGIFAGAPKENVGVAK; via the coding sequence ATGAGCGTCGCCGAGACTCTTCCCGCCGTGCGCGGCAAGCTGACGGCACAGGCGCCGCTGGCACCGCTCGTCTGGTTCAAGTCGGGCGGCCCCGCCGACTGGCTGCTCGAGCCGAAGGATGCCGACGATCTTGCCGATTTTCTGCGCGATCTCGACCCCGCGATCCCGGTGATGGCGCTGGGCCTCGGGTCGAACCTGATCGTTCGCGACGGCGGCTTTCCGGGCGTCGTCGTCCGGCTCGGCAAGGCGTTCGCTAAGGTCGAGGCGATCGATGCGACGACCTTGCGCTGCGGCGGCGGCGCGTCGGGCATCCTCGTTTCATCGACCGCGCGCGACTCGGGCATCGCAGGGATGGAGTTCCTGCGCTCGATCCCCGGCACCGTCGGCGGTTTTGTCCGCATGAACGGCGGCGCCTATGGCGGCGAGGTCAAGGATATCCTGATCGATTGCGACGTCGTGCTGCGTTCGGGCGAGCAGCGGACGCTGCCGCTTGCCGACCTCGGCTACACCTATCGCCACAGCGAATTGCCCGAGGGCGCGGTTGTGATCGGCGCGACCTTCCGCGGCCGCCCCGGCGAGCCTGCCGCTATTCAGGCCGAAATGGACCGCATCTCGGCGAGCCGCGAGGCGTCGCAGCCGCTGCGCTCGAAAACCGGCGGCTCGACCTTCAAGAACCCTGACGGGCACAAAGCGTGGCAGCTTGTCGACGAGGCCGGTTGTCGCGGCTTTGCCGTCGGCGGGGCGCAGGTCAGCGAAAAGCACACCAATTTCCTCATCAACACGGGTGAGGCGACGAGCGCCGATATCGAGGCGCTCGGCGAGGAAGTCCGCCGCCGCGTCAAAGCGAAGAGCGGCATCGAACTGCAATGGGAGATTCAGCGCGTAGGCATCTTTGCCGGAGCGCCAAAGGAGAATGTGGGAGTGGCGAAGTGA
- the ftsZ gene encoding cell division protein FtsZ has translation MSINIGPPQVDELKPRIAVIGVGGAGGNAIANMIAARVEGVDFIVANTDAQALNASPAERRIQLGTQITQGLGAGSRPEVGRAAAEESIAQVEEALNGAHMCFVAAGMGGGTGTGAAPVIAKAARDRGILTVGVVTKPFTFEGQRRMRSADAGIAELQDHVDTLIVIPNQNLFLVANPNTTFKEAFTMADEVLQQGVRGITDLMVMPGLINLDFADVRSVMREMGKAMMGTGEAEGDGRALEAAQKAIANPLLDGVSMAGAKGVIISITGGEDMRLMEVDEAANHIRELVDPDANIIWGSAFNDSLDGKIRVSVVATGIDSNGETAAQASPATRSFSFAPARTAAPAPVVEETIEPVVAEEPVAEAAPATDNDPAPGFSLNDDVQPEAPAAEAEEEPMVLSEVAATYDDTADELVLGQPEAPVAEYRPAPSPAAPAAESPARGVGGGTLFERMSRLSRGSTQVDGEEAEKEDGVDIPRFLGRQNNQ, from the coding sequence ATGAGCATCAATATTGGCCCGCCGCAGGTCGATGAGCTGAAGCCGCGGATTGCGGTGATCGGCGTCGGTGGCGCAGGGGGCAATGCCATCGCCAACATGATTGCCGCGCGTGTCGAGGGCGTCGATTTCATCGTCGCCAACACCGATGCGCAGGCGCTCAACGCCTCGCCGGCCGAACGGCGCATCCAGCTGGGGACGCAGATCACCCAGGGTCTGGGTGCGGGGTCACGGCCCGAGGTCGGCCGCGCCGCAGCCGAAGAAAGCATCGCGCAGGTCGAAGAGGCGCTGAACGGTGCGCACATGTGCTTCGTCGCCGCCGGCATGGGCGGCGGTACCGGTACCGGTGCTGCCCCGGTGATCGCCAAGGCGGCGCGCGACCGTGGCATTCTGACCGTCGGCGTCGTGACCAAGCCCTTCACTTTCGAGGGCCAGCGCCGCATGCGGTCCGCAGATGCCGGCATCGCCGAGCTGCAGGATCATGTCGACACGCTGATCGTCATTCCGAACCAGAATCTCTTCCTCGTCGCCAACCCGAACACGACGTTCAAGGAAGCGTTCACGATGGCCGACGAAGTGCTCCAGCAGGGCGTTCGCGGGATTACCGACCTGATGGTCATGCCCGGCCTCATCAACCTCGACTTCGCCGACGTGCGCAGCGTGATGCGCGAAATGGGCAAGGCGATGATGGGCACCGGCGAAGCGGAAGGCGACGGCCGCGCGCTCGAAGCCGCGCAGAAAGCCATCGCCAACCCGCTGCTCGACGGTGTGTCGATGGCGGGCGCAAAGGGCGTCATCATCTCGATCACCGGCGGCGAAGATATGCGCCTGATGGAAGTCGACGAAGCCGCGAACCATATCCGCGAGCTGGTCGATCCCGACGCCAATATCATCTGGGGCAGCGCCTTCAACGACAGCCTTGACGGCAAGATTCGCGTTTCGGTCGTCGCGACCGGCATTGACAGCAATGGCGAAACGGCGGCGCAGGCTTCGCCTGCGACGCGCAGCTTCTCCTTCGCGCCGGCGCGCACGGCGGCGCCGGCGCCGGTCGTCGAGGAAACGATTGAGCCGGTTGTGGCGGAGGAACCCGTCGCAGAAGCGGCGCCGGCAACCGACAACGATCCGGCGCCGGGTTTCTCGCTCAACGACGATGTCCAGCCCGAAGCTCCGGCGGCTGAAGCCGAAGAAGAGCCAATGGTCTTGTCGGAGGTCGCGGCGACATACGACGACACCGCCGACGAACTGGTGCTCGGCCAGCCCGAAGCGCCGGTTGCCGAATATCGTCCGGCGCCGTCGCCCGCTGCTCCGGCCGCCGAATCGCCGGCACGCGGGGTCGGCGGCGGGACGCTGTTCGAGCGGATGTCGCGGCTGTCGCGCGGATCGACGCAGGTCGATGGCGAAGAGGCAGAGAAGGAAGACGGGGTGGATATTCCGCGCTTTCTTGGGCGGCAGAACAACCAGTAA